The genomic stretch AGGTTTCTCTTCTGGAAGTATATGGCTCTATACCGGTTATCGTTACAACCCATCGACAGACACATGGACATCCACAACCACGTCAGGCGCCCCCAGTGGCCGAAGCGTGCACACGGCAGTGTGGGCGGGGACGCAGATGATCGTGTGGGGGGGATGGAGTGGTAGTGCGAGTTATTTCAACACCGGAGGACGCTACAACCCCTCGACAAACACATGGACACCTACAGCTACGACAGGCGCCCCCAGCCGCCGATATGGTCATACGGCGGTGTGGACAGGCACACAGATGATCGTGTGGGGTGGATGGAATGGTAGTAGTGCATTAAACACCGGGGGTCTCTATACCCCATAATAGCTGATGCAGCATCAAGGTGGAAATGCCCGTACCTTGCAGAGAGGTTTAGGAAAAGCACAACTCCCTCCCCTGGTATTGATACCAGGGGAGGGAAGGCTTTTATCAATGGAAAAGATTTTCC from Candidatus Brocadia sinica JPN1 encodes the following:
- a CDS encoding kelch repeat-containing protein yields the protein TSTGGRYHPSSLGGAWNPTSTSGAPSARHEHTAVWTGTEMIVWGGQGFSSGSIWLYTGYRYNPSTDTWTSTTTSGAPSGRSVHTAVWAGTQMIVWGGWSGSASYFNTGGRYNPSTNTWTPTATTGAPSRRYGHTAVWTGTQMIVWGGWNGSSALNTGGLYTP